From the genome of Phoenix dactylifera cultivar Barhee BC4 unplaced genomic scaffold, palm_55x_up_171113_PBpolish2nd_filt_p 001873F, whole genome shotgun sequence, one region includes:
- the LOC103703096 gene encoding 40S ribosomal protein S25, whose translation MAPKKDKAPPPSSKPAKSGGGKQKKKKWSKGKQKEKVNNAVLFDQASYDKMLSEVPKYKMITPSVLSDRLRVNGSLARRAIKDLMARGSIRMVSAHASQQIYTRATNT comes from the exons ATG GCGCCGAAGAAGGACAAGGCTCCTCCTCCGTCTTCTAAGCCGGCCAAATCCGGCGGAgggaagcagaagaagaag AAGTGGAGCAAGGGAAAGCAGAAGGAGAAGGTGAACAACGCGGTGCTCTTCGATCAGGCAAGCTATGATAAGATGCTCTCCGAGGTTCCCAAGTACAAGATGATCACTCCCTCTGTGCTGTCTGACAGATTGAGG GTCAATGGATCACTGGCGAGAAGGGCAATAAAGGATCTAATGGCAAGGGGTTCCATCAGGATGGTATCTGCCCATGCCAGTCAACAAATTTACACAAGAGCCACCAACACCTAG